A region from the Anderseniella sp. Alg231-50 genome encodes:
- a CDS encoding monovalent cation/H+ antiporter complex subunit F has protein sequence MEWVYFGTCIAILVTMVLAVVRGLIGPTIFDRVLAVNMFGTKTVLFIAVISFLSGRPDFLDLALAYALINFIGVFAVLLFFQSRAVRRDAEAEREAGK, from the coding sequence ATGGAGTGGGTTTATTTCGGCACCTGCATAGCGATTCTGGTCACCATGGTCCTGGCTGTGGTGCGCGGCCTCATCGGCCCGACCATTTTCGACCGGGTGCTGGCAGTCAACATGTTTGGCACCAAGACGGTGCTGTTCATCGCTGTGATCTCCTTCCTGTCGGGGCGTCCGGATTTCCTTGATCTTGCATTGGCTTACGCGCTGATCAATTTCATTGGCGTGTTTGCCGTTCTCCTGTTCTTCCAGTCCCGTGCCGTGCGCCGTGACGCAGAAGCCGAAAGGGAGGCAGGCAAGTAA
- a CDS encoding Na+/H+ antiporter subunit E: MLQKLGLFVALCVGWMLWSGYFKPLLLGLGLASALVCTYLALRMRKADGEGSQFKILQHVHQLATYWPWLLLEIAKSNVEVAKIILSGKMNIDPVMIRLKAGQATEMGQVIYGNSITLTPGTITVDIEDGDLLVHALAQSGADGLHEGEMDRRITALER, from the coding sequence ATGCTTCAAAAGCTCGGGTTGTTCGTAGCACTGTGTGTCGGCTGGATGTTGTGGTCCGGCTATTTCAAGCCGTTGCTGCTGGGGCTTGGCCTCGCGTCTGCACTGGTGTGCACCTATCTGGCGCTGCGCATGCGCAAGGCAGACGGAGAAGGTTCCCAGTTCAAAATCCTCCAGCATGTGCATCAGCTGGCCACTTACTGGCCCTGGCTGCTGCTGGAGATTGCCAAGTCAAATGTCGAAGTCGCGAAGATCATTCTGTCCGGCAAGATGAATATTGATCCGGTCATGATCAGGCTCAAGGCCGGGCAGGCGACGGAAATGGGGCAGGTGATTTACGGCAACTCGATTACGCTGACACCCGGTACCATTACCGTCGACATCGAGGACGGCGATTTGCTGGTGCATGCATTGGCCCAGTCCGGTGCGGATGGTCTTCATGAAGGCGAGATGGACCGTCGCATAACGGCGTTGGAGCGATAG
- a CDS encoding zinc metallopeptidase, whose product MIYALIAVIFLALMFGPQMWVRYVIAEHADDRPDFPGTGGELARHLLDEAGLDHVPVEALPADGGDHYDPQAKAVRLSPSHHDGRSITAVAIAAHEVGHAMQDAEGYKPLALRTRMAMAAQKIQGIGSILLIGAPIVMAITRKPSILLIEIGAGLAILATGVVVHLITLPVEFDASFSRALPILKHGEYLKEDDLPGAKKVLRAAALTYVAAAMVSLLDVMRWLRLLRF is encoded by the coding sequence ATGATTTACGCCCTTATAGCCGTGATTTTCCTGGCCCTGATGTTCGGCCCGCAAATGTGGGTCCGCTATGTAATTGCCGAGCACGCGGATGACAGGCCCGACTTTCCCGGAACCGGCGGCGAGCTTGCGCGGCATCTTCTAGACGAAGCCGGTCTCGACCATGTTCCAGTGGAAGCGCTGCCCGCCGATGGCGGCGACCACTACGACCCGCAGGCAAAGGCAGTGCGCCTGAGCCCCTCACACCATGACGGCAGGTCGATAACCGCCGTGGCGATTGCGGCTCACGAAGTCGGGCATGCGATGCAGGACGCGGAAGGTTACAAACCCCTGGCATTGCGCACAAGAATGGCGATGGCAGCCCAGAAAATTCAGGGAATCGGCTCAATACTGCTGATCGGCGCACCCATCGTCATGGCAATTACGCGCAAGCCTTCCATCCTGCTGATCGAAATTGGTGCCGGTCTCGCCATACTGGCCACCGGCGTGGTCGTGCACCTGATTACACTGCCGGTTGAATTCGATGCCAGTTTTTCACGTGCGCTGCCAATTCTGAAGCACGGGGAGTATCTGAAAGAAGATGACTTGCCGGGAGCAAAAAAGGTCTTGCGGGCTGCCGCGCTGACCTATGTGGCCGCGGCAATGGTCAGCCTGCTCGACGTCATGCGGTGGCTGCGTTTATTGCGGTTCTAG
- a CDS encoding PilZ domain-containing protein: MELDILGEFEDRRKTARTKVLQSGVALTIDGAQREACVIDNLSETGALLFVERPEQLPDDLILVIDGESNKRPAHVIRRKEDAVAVSFVTRNTAETQDSGWVFPPDQDKD, translated from the coding sequence ATGGAATTGGATATTCTGGGTGAATTCGAAGACAGGCGCAAAACAGCTAGGACAAAGGTGCTGCAAAGCGGAGTCGCACTCACGATAGACGGCGCGCAGCGTGAAGCCTGCGTTATCGACAATTTGTCGGAGACCGGCGCACTGCTGTTTGTTGAGCGGCCGGAGCAGTTGCCGGACGACCTTATTCTGGTGATTGACGGGGAAAGCAACAAGCGTCCGGCTCATGTTATCCGGCGCAAGGAAGATGCGGTCGCGGTAAGTTTTGTAACCAGAAACACCGCTGAAACCCAAGATAGCGGTTGGGTGTTTCCACCAGATCAGGACAAGGACTGA
- a CDS encoding SDR family NAD(P)-dependent oxidoreductase, whose protein sequence is MNSRSESKLHHVLIVGAGAGLSASIARRFHAEGVAISLAARNTDKLDELVNETGAEVYKCDASKPDQVEVLFANLDKSKSGAPDAVVYNPSFRVRGSITELDPEDVSRALMVTGYGGFLVARQAAIRMSNAGRGVIIFTGASASMKGYAMSAPFAMGKFALRGLAQSMARELQPKGVHVTHVNIDGGIRSDARPERHDAPGKPDSMLDPDAIADTYWHLANQHRSAWTQETELRPWLENF, encoded by the coding sequence ATGAATAGCAGGTCCGAAAGCAAGTTACACCATGTGTTGATCGTTGGCGCCGGCGCGGGGTTGTCCGCCAGCATTGCCCGCAGGTTCCATGCCGAAGGCGTTGCAATTTCCCTGGCGGCACGCAACACCGACAAGCTCGATGAACTGGTCAATGAAACCGGGGCGGAGGTTTACAAGTGCGACGCATCGAAGCCCGACCAGGTCGAGGTGCTGTTTGCAAACCTGGACAAGTCAAAGTCCGGAGCTCCTGACGCAGTGGTCTACAATCCGTCCTTCAGGGTGCGCGGTTCGATTACCGAACTCGACCCGGAAGATGTCAGTCGTGCATTGATGGTCACCGGTTACGGTGGTTTCCTGGTGGCGAGGCAGGCTGCAATACGGATGTCCAATGCGGGCAGGGGGGTGATTATCTTCACCGGTGCCTCGGCGTCCATGAAGGGCTATGCCATGTCTGCGCCGTTTGCCATGGGAAAATTCGCCCTGCGCGGCCTGGCTCAATCCATGGCGCGTGAGCTGCAGCCGAAAGGCGTGCACGTGACTCATGTTAATATCGATGGTGGTATTCGAAGCGACGCCCGCCCGGAGCGCCATGACGCGCCGGGCAAGCCGGACAGCATGCTCGACCCTGACGCCATTGCGGATACCTATTGGCACCTGGCCAACCAGCATCGATCAGCCTGGACCCAGGAGACCGAGTTGAGACCGTGGCTGGAAAACTTCTGA